A genomic segment from Salvia splendens isolate huo1 chromosome 13, SspV2, whole genome shotgun sequence encodes:
- the LOC121762155 gene encoding DPH4 homolog translates to METLWSRERSAEESCVKSYFAFHSITHYEAIGVKEDASQEEIRKTYRSAILALHPDKLLDSSEQSNPHGSEFLEVQRAWKVLGDPGSRALYDRDLRTLRQEAVAAEDVSVGDMMVVEEDEDGGGFDLSYQCRCGDFFCISSCELDEMGSRFSRKRGEVSLHSSSSLPASIVLPCGSCSLKLRLVID, encoded by the coding sequence ATGGAGACTTTGTGGTCACGCGAAAGAAGCGCTGAGGAATCATGCGTGAAGAGTTATTTTGCTTTCCATAGTATAACTCACTATGAGGCCATTGGCGTGAAGGAAGATGCGAGCCAAGAAGAAATCCGTAAAACTTATCGATCCGCCATCCTCGCTCTCCATCCGGATAAGCTGCTGGATTCATCCGAGCAATCAAATCCCCACGGGAGTGAGTTTCTCGAGGTGCAAAGGGCGTGGAAAGTGCTCGGTGATCCGGGATCACGGGCCCTCTACGACCGTGATTTGAGGACGCTGAGACAGGAAGCTGTCGCTGCAGAAGACGTAAGCGTAGGAGATATGATGGTTGTCGAAGAAGACGAGGATGGAGGGGGTTTCGACCTGTCCTATCAATGCAGGTGTGGTGATTTCTTCTGTATTAGTTCTTGTGAATTGGATGAAATGGGGTCTCGGTTTTCGAGAAAACGAGGTGAGGTTTCGTTGCATTCGTCTTCGTCTTTACCAGCATCGATTGTTCTTCCGTGTGGGTCGTGCTCTCTGAAACTACGGCTAGTCATTGATTGA